TTCTCGATGACATCATATGGCTTGAAAATTTTGACGGCTTTGCTGTCAATATGCTTTAACCTGCCATTGAATCCATAAGGATCGAAATAGTAATTGACGATCAACTGAACGCAAAATATCAGGAAAGCAAATATAAAAAAGGTGCTGATAAATTTTTTGTACATTTTAAAAGTTGAAATATAAAAATTCTGAAACTCTCATCAGACTGGAGATACCCAGAATAAACAGGACAGAAACATATAGAGAGAAGGTGTAAACATAGTAAGCCGGGATTTTATGCTCGAGTGTCTCTTCCACCTTTCTGATGATTTCTATGGAGTTTGGCGCTAGAAAGCTGATCATGGCCAACACAGTTATCCAAAGGAGGCTGCCTTCCAGTTCTGCAAAGTAGTGGGGAAAGATTCCATCGAATGTGAAGTAGCCACTGGCGCCAAGTGTAGAAACCAGATCAGGGTAATTCTCAAGCGATTTCAACAGTGAGATGCCATTGCCCCCAACCATCGTATAGAGCATGCTGTTGGCGCCTTCAAGATTGATTGCACGAAAATAGACCCAGCCTACGACGACGGCCAGGAATGTGATAATACCGGCTACTAGGGTTTCGGTTCTGGAGTAGTGGTTACCCCACTTCAGGACAGAAGATCTGAATTTACGCCATGCGTGGTTTACCATCAGATAGAAGCCATGCAGCATTCCCCAGAAAACAAATGTCCAGCCAGCTCCGTGCCAAATGCCGCCCAACAGCATGGTGATGAACAGATTGGCGTAGCGTCTCACAAGCCCCATCTTGTTCCCACCGAGAGTGAAGTAGAGATAGTCTCTGAGAAATCTTGACAAGGTGATATGCCATCGTCGCCAAAAATCGATTATCGAGGTCGCTTTATAGGGTGAGTTGAAGTTGATCGGTAGCTTGATACCAAACATATAGGCCAGTCCGATAGCCATATCCGAGTACCCGGAAAAATCGAAGTAGAGCTGAAATGTGTAGGATAGAGCACCGACCCAGGCTTCAAAGAATGAGACTGGCTCCCCGTTTTCCGCAGCACTGAAGATCAGATTGGCGTAGACGGCTACATTGTCTGCAAGCACTACTTTTTTGAAAAGACCGATAGAAAATATAGTTAGGCCAAGTGCCAGATAGTGGTTGTTGATTTTATAGATCGAATCCTGATCGAACTGGGGGAGCATCTCCTTGTGATGGACAATCGGTCCGGCGATCAACTGTGGAAAAAAAGTTACGAACAAACAGTATTTTAAAAAATTGTATTCATTGGTCTCTTTTCGATATGCATCAACCAGATAGGCGATTTGCTGAAAAGTGAAAAAAGAGATGGCCAGTGGTAGAACGATTCTTTCAATATTAAATTCAGTTCCGGCGACGATATTGATTTGGTCGACAAGGAAATTTGTATATTTGAAATACCCAAGTAAGGATAAGTTGACTGCGACGCCTATGATTAAAAGTGTTTTTTTATAAATACCGTTACTGTCGCTGCTCAACATGATTCCAAAGGAGTAGTTGAAAAGCATGGAGAAGAGGATCAGTCCAAGGTAGGCGGGATCCCACCAGCCGTAGAAGAACAGGGAGCAGAGAATAAGCCAGGATATTGCTACTCTATGATGGTTTCTTTTGCCAATAAAAAAAAATATGAAGAAAGTTATTGGTAGAAATAAAAAAATAAATTCAAATGAGTTGAATAACATTTATACGAGTATCCTGCAGGCGTGTGCCCTCATCTCCTGAAATGTTGCTGATTGATAGTGATTTACGGCTGGCTTGAGGCTAATGGTACTATATTAAATAAACTAAAAGAAGGGGGCTTAGTTGTTGAATAATAGGTATTATTTAACAATAAGGTGCTCTCAATGAGAGCCGTTCAGGGATTGCAATGGGAAACAATATCCTTGCTGACTAATTCTGTAATAAGCATTAAATCGGCTGACAGAGGGAGAGGAGTAGAGTCTATGAGTATATTAGAATAACAGTCGGTGTACAGCTGTGAATACCACAAATAGTGAGGCCAATTCTCAATAGTGGCGCAGCATTTTGACCAAACTTATCCATCTACTAACTGGAATAGGCAAAATAGCCTCGGCACAATGCTCTGCAGCGACCTGTACATCTTGTCTTTTTCTCTAGCAATGACAGGGTTTAGGGCTATATGGGAATTGCAATTTGTTTTTCGGAAAACACCATAGTCCTTGATAACACGCAAAAAATCGGCTGGGATAGCCAGTTCCGGTTAGCAGTCTGGTTAATACAAGTAACTATTGTCGTTTTTTGGTATTTAGTCGAATTTCAAGACAATCCTGAGACAATTCCGGGATTGAAACACAAGTACAGGATCCGACACAATCTTCTGTCATGAACTGCCATCAGTTAATCCGCCACTTTGGCTGGGGTCGCATCGGATGGTGAATATTGAAAACCTGAATAATGAGTGAGTGACATGGGAAAAGAGATTGAGTTAACGACTGCACAGGGTGAGCGATTCCAGGCTTATCTAACCGGCAGCGATGAGAGCAGGAGCGGAATCCTGATCCTGCATGAATGGTGGGGAGTGAAGCCCCATAATCGTCAATGGGCGGATCAGTTTGCAGATGCCGGCTATCAGGCACTGGTTGTCGATCTGTATGATGGGCGCGTGACGGACGATGCTGAACAGGCCGCACTGTGGATGCGGGAGATTGATCAGCAAGCAACCGATCATAAGTTGATTTCCGCCATTGAGTATCTCGCTCGTGATGGCCGTAAAATCGCCGTCTATGGCTGCTCCTTCGGTGGCAAGCAGGCGATACACGCCAGTCTACTGAAACCGGAACTGGTAGATGCCACTGCAATCGCCTATTGTCGGATGGAGACGGATCCCTCTAAGCTGGCAAATCTTCAGGGGCCGGTTTTGGCGATCTACGCAGAACAGGAGCGTAACTGGCCTGATAAACAACATGACTTTGAGCAGGCGATGAATGAGGCAGGCAAACAGACCGAATCTGTCAGTTATGATGCGGCTCACGGTTTCACCAATCCAACCAGCCCACGCTATGATGAGGCCGCAGATAGAGCTGCCTGGCAGGTCGTTATCAATTTTCTTCAACAGAAGCTAGCTGGGTAAGCTTTCTTCACATTGACTCAAAAATTTCTGCCGCTGATTGTGTCGGTGTGTTGTTCAGGGAATATGGGACAAGTATCGCTATACGATAAAAATTCCTTAAAGAGGATGATTGGGAAATAATCGATTATTTATAAAATTGTAAATAACCCACCACGATCACAGATAAATCTTGAGTTAGTGGTAAATTAATCCCAATTACTGCACTAAAAAGGTGAGCTTGATGAAACAGATCTCAACTCTTCTAACCCCGATGGTGCTGACAGCACTACTGACACTTACACTGATCTCCTGCGGTGGCGGTGGCAGCAGTGACAGCAGCTCGACATCAGAAGATACAAGCACCGCCACATCCGAAAGCACCGGTACTGTGGGCATTCTACTGACGGACAAACCGGCAGACCCTGACATTTTCCTATCCATCAATGCGACCATTGAACAAGTTGAGTTGCTTGGGCCCGAGGGTGAGGACTCGGTGGTGCTCTATTCCGATGCGCCACAGACAGTCGATCTGCTGAGATTGAGGAGTGAATCCATTCCTTTCACCTTCCGGGACGATGTGCCAGTAGGTACTTACTGCAAGATTCGTTTAACACTCAGCGATCTTGAGCTGGTGCTTGTCGATGATACTCCGGATGATCTCACGGACAACGAAACTCACCATCCCAATCTGCCGGGGAACGGCAAACTCGATCTGCTGGTGCGTGGTTGCTTTACAGTTGATGAAGGTAATGTGATCACTGTGCAGGTTGACCTGGATGCTGGGAATTCGATCCACATTGTGGAGAACAACCGTGGATATAACTTCCGGCCGGTTGTCTTCGTCGATGTGCTTGAAGAGGGTTTTGAGAGCAAACTAGTACGATTGAGTGGTGAAATCGGAGAGGTCATGCCGGAAGAGAATGCGCTGTTGCTCTGTGATGCTCTACCAGTGCAGGAGTCCAGTAACATGGAATGTGTTGAGGTGCGTCTGGGAGATGACAGTGCCTTTTTCGATAACCTCAACTATACCGGAACATCCAGACCGCTTTCGGAGCTCCTGGTGGAAACCATGGTGGGTCAGCAGATCACGGTAATCGGGAAACCGGACCACCATGTGGCTTCCTCTGCCTCTGTGGATATTCCGCGTGGACACTTGCCGCCTCCAGGTGAATGTCGTCTGTGGGAGCTGGATCTACCCCCAGGGCAACAGTCTGCTCCTGGTGATTGTGATGAGCTGGAAGATGATGTGACAGACGATACCGTATTGGTTGATCATGAAGGGGTTGTGGGTGAGCGATATCATCCGCTCATGGAAGTGGATGCACTGGTTGTTGAATTGGGTGAGTTCCTTCAGTTGGAGGGTAGTGTTAACCGGGAATCCGATACTTCAGGATTTGCTATGACCGTTTCTGCTGGTGACGGCATTGCGGTCGGTACCTTGCTGGAAGTTGTGCATCAGATTGGTGAGTCCGGGGTTAACGGTACCCGGGTGCTCTCCAAATCTGGTGACCTGCTAACCTCACTTGATATCCTGGCATCACGCCGGATTCAGGTTGATGGTGTCGTGGATTCATCCGCAACAGAGGATACGATTAATGCAGCGCTGGTCATCATTGATACGGAGTCCGATGATGAAGGCTCTGAGGAGAGCGGTCAGATCACTGGTAGTGTCGTGTCGGCAGGTAGTGTTGGTTTTGTGCTCGCACCAACGACTGACACAGTATGCGGCCTGGCGACCACGGACCTGCAGGTCACCCTTGCAGAGGATGTTGCAATTATCACGGTCGTGATTACTGATACCGTCAGTGAAATTACCCAGGGTGGCACCATTCAAGCCGGGCAGAGTGTCGGTGTCGACGGCAGTTGCAGTACCGAGGGTTACTTGGCAGAGATTGTGGCGATCGTTGATGACCAACGTGATTTATAACTCATGATGACTACGGCCTGTTGCCGTTGATAACATCATAAGCATCGGCAACAGGCAGTATGCGGGCTCCGCTCGCAACGGCCTGTTCGAGCACCCACTCCAACTGTTGCGGTGTGCAGTCATAGTCACCTGGGTTGTCATCCACACCATGGGTGTAGAACACCAGCCATCCGCCGGATTTCACCGTCTTGTCGATAACCCGCTGGATTGCTGTCTGATCGAAGCTGGGGTTATAGATGCTGGTCCCTCTCAGCAGGTACAGATCGGTACCTTTTTGATTGATGCCGGGTCTTGAGCTGCGCAGGGTTTTGTAGTGTTGGGATAACCGCCTCTTGCTCTTGAAATCCACCAATCCGAAAGGGTAGGAGAAGTGCTCGATCGGTTTCCCGCCAAGCCATGAGCTGAGTGTCCTGACATTTCGCTGGGCATCTTCGGCCAATTCCTCTGCGCTGCCCTGAGTCAGCCGGTAATGGCTGTAGGTGTGGCAGCCGATATCGTGTCCGGCCTTGTCGAGTTGCGCGAGATCCTCACGGCCAAGATATCTTTCCCCTTTCTCAGCGTTGGCCTGTTCATCCCCAGTAGCCAGGCCGGATGAAATATAGAAGGTTGCCTTGACCGAATGCCGGTCCAGGATGGGTATTCCATTTTCCACTGCACTGCTGGGAACATCGTCAAAACTGAGGCTGATGATTGCCTGCTGCATCTTGATATCACGACGGTCATTGAGGAAGGAGCCGTAGAGCCATGTTTTCGATTCTTGTAAGGCTTTTCTGATAACTGACATGATTGGTTGTTCCAAGCCGTTTCTATAAAAACTCTGTGTTGCCAGCCTTGTTGTTTACGCGGCCAGGTCCATATGGGTTCCTGTGGCAGAGGGCAGCGTGAAACCAATACCACTGAAAAATATCCGGATATAATCTCTATTAAGCCGATGGCTGATTCAATATGCTATCGTGCTGGCTTTGAGGCATCGCACGAGTGTGCAGATCAGGTTCGCTGAGTATACTGATTGTGTATTGTACTCAATCAGCGGGTTGTCTGCCCCACCAGTGTGTATGGGGGTGCCAGCCACTTGAGCTGGTGCGAATATCGGTTGCTAATGAGTGCTCAGGCTGACTGAGGCCGAGAGCTTGTGAGACCCTAGAGTTGGAGGTGGAGATGAAGTTGCTATTATTGATTGGCCTGATGTTGTTCGGTACCAATCTGAGCTTGGCCTCGGAAGTGGCGGAGAATGATCCGGTACGTGTTTTCACCTCGGAAGAGTCGTTCGAGGATCTGGTAGAAAACATAAAAATGGCGATCGTCGATCAGGGGCTGCTGGTCAGTGGCACCTTGCATGTCAGCGATATGCTGAACCGCACGGCAGCTGATCTTGGCTACTCAGAGATATTCACCAAAGCCGAATCGGTTGAGTTTTGCAGTGCTTTGATCTCACATAAGATGGCTCAGGCAGCTGCAGAGAATATCGCCATCTGCCCATTCACCATCGCTGTTTACGTAAAGAAGAGCGAGCCTGAAAAAGTCTATGCCTCTTACCTTGTTCCCAGGCTGATGGGGGATCGTGGTGAGGTGTCTGAGAGTATTGTCGAGTTGCTTGAGACTATTCTAGAAGAATCCTTATAAAACAATAAGTTATAAATGGCAGTCTGTATGAGGCTGCTGCCGGACAGGAAACAGAATCCTAAAAAATTGTGCAATCGCGCATATGTTGAAATAAATTCAAGGACATCAATTACTTGCCGTAATAGAATAATAACCCGGAGGTATGCCGGGTTTTTTTCGGGTGTAGAGAACGGGGTTTCACTTGAGACCTGTTCTGCTAACAATTATAGACACCCATCCGGGCAGATTGGAGAATCTTAGGAATGTCAGAAGTTTATCAAGTCATCTATAGCGGTAAATTGCAGCCCTATGCAGATGAGTCCCGCCTGGTCATGCTCTTCAGTGAAAAATTCAAACTGGGTCAGGAAAAGGCGCAGCGACTGATCAACGGAGGCCGGCCAATCGCCCTTAAGAAGGACCTTGATCTGGAGAAGGCACTCAAGTTCCAGGAATCACTTGAAAAACTGGGTATGGTAATAACCCTAGATCCCGATCCCGATTTGCAGACCGCCGAACCCTCGGAGCTCTCTCTCGGTATCTACGGTGGTGATGATGAGACAACCGAGGTGCTGGATCAGTCACAGATTCATCGGGAGCGCTGTCCTAAATGCGATTCTGGCAATATGCAGCTGGGGATCTGCCAGGATTGCGGCATTGTTGCGGCAAAGTTTCTCGCTGCCCAGGCCCGAGGCGAGGTACCAGAACCTGCTAGTGAAGAGGTTGGTCAGGATGATCCCTACACCCCGCCGGAAGCGGACCTGGAAGAGCCTGGTGAAGGTGGCATGGTCGGTCCAAGATCGGTTTCCGCCGGGCGTGGGTTCAGTTGGGTGGCAGAGGGTTGGGCGTTTTTCAGAGAGTCTCCCTTTGCCTGGATGATTGCGCTGGTTCTGTGGGGTGTGGTCAATGTGCTGGTTGCCATGGTGCCCGTCGTCGGTGCCATTGCCGTGACCCTGCTGGCGCCCACATTGGTGGCCGGTTTCATGATCGGATGTCGGGAACAGGAGGAGGGTGAGTCGTTTTCGCCCAGCCATCTGTTTGCCGGTTTCAGTCACAATGCGGGGCAGACGATCATGGTTGGTCTGTTCTATATGATCATCTCCGGTGCGATTGTCATCACCATGATGGTTACCGTATTCGGCTCCCTGGAGAGTGTGTTTCCCCAGGTGGGAGAGATGGATGCCGCATCGGCGATGGCTGTCACGACACCGATGATCGCCAGTTTCGCAGTCGGGATGATTGCCTTCGTGCTGCTGCTGATGGCCTACCTGTTTGCGCCGGCACTGGTTGCGCTGGATGATCTGAGTGCCTGGCAGGCCATGAAAATGAGCTTCATGGGGTGTCTTAAAAATCTGTTACCACTCACTTTCTACAGTATCCTTGCGCTACTGTTGTTTCTTTTGAACGGTCTGTTTATGCTCTTGTCTCCAGTATCAATAGTGCTTGCTGGCGTACTCTTCGGGTTGGGACTGCTGATCCTTTTCCCAGTACAGATAGGTGCAATCTATTCGGCTTACACGGATATCTACTACGACTGAAATGTGGCACAGGTATGAAGGAAAGGATTCCTGATTCCCCTCTTGATACCCTCAGGCAATATGAGATACCTGAAGGGGTAACACTTCATCTACGAGTTGCCGGACCGGTGGTGCGCGCTTGTGCCTGGGCGATCGATGCGCTCATCAGAACCTTACTCTACCTCTCTCTTGCGATGCTGCTGGGTTACCTGGGTGGGCTGGGTTTAGGGGTGATGCTTATCGGTTTGTTTCTGATTGAGTGGTTCTACCCGGTGGTATTTGAGATGCATAACGGTGCCACCCCTGGTAAACGGGTGATGGGTGTTCTGGTGATTCAGGAGAATGGCACTCCAGTCACTCCGGCTGCCTCGGTGATTCGCAATCTGCTGCGCAGTGTGGATTTTCTGCCGTTTCTGTATGGCGTCGGGCTGGTAACCATGCTC
This portion of the Candidatus Thiodiazotropha endoloripes genome encodes:
- a CDS encoding MBOAT family O-acyltransferase; its protein translation is MLFNSFEFIFLFLPITFFIFFFIGKRNHHRVAISWLILCSLFFYGWWDPAYLGLILFSMLFNYSFGIMLSSDSNGIYKKTLLIIGVAVNLSLLGYFKYTNFLVDQINIVAGTEFNIERIVLPLAISFFTFQQIAYLVDAYRKETNEYNFLKYCLFVTFFPQLIAGPIVHHKEMLPQFDQDSIYKINNHYLALGLTIFSIGLFKKVVLADNVAVYANLIFSAAENGEPVSFFEAWVGALSYTFQLYFDFSGYSDMAIGLAYMFGIKLPINFNSPYKATSIIDFWRRWHITLSRFLRDYLYFTLGGNKMGLVRRYANLFITMLLGGIWHGAGWTFVFWGMLHGFYLMVNHAWRKFRSSVLKWGNHYSRTETLVAGIITFLAVVVGWVYFRAINLEGANSMLYTMVGGNGISLLKSLENYPDLVSTLGASGYFTFDGIFPHYFAELEGSLLWITVLAMISFLAPNSIEIIRKVEETLEHKIPAYYVYTFSLYVSVLFILGISSLMRVSEFLYFNF
- a CDS encoding dienelactone hydrolase family protein codes for the protein MGKEIELTTAQGERFQAYLTGSDESRSGILILHEWWGVKPHNRQWADQFADAGYQALVVDLYDGRVTDDAEQAALWMREIDQQATDHKLISAIEYLARDGRKIAVYGCSFGGKQAIHASLLKPELVDATAIAYCRMETDPSKLANLQGPVLAIYAEQERNWPDKQHDFEQAMNEAGKQTESVSYDAAHGFTNPTSPRYDEAADRAAWQVVINFLQQKLAG
- a CDS encoding DUF4382 domain-containing protein, whose amino-acid sequence is MKQISTLLTPMVLTALLTLTLISCGGGGSSDSSSTSEDTSTATSESTGTVGILLTDKPADPDIFLSINATIEQVELLGPEGEDSVVLYSDAPQTVDLLRLRSESIPFTFRDDVPVGTYCKIRLTLSDLELVLVDDTPDDLTDNETHHPNLPGNGKLDLLVRGCFTVDEGNVITVQVDLDAGNSIHIVENNRGYNFRPVVFVDVLEEGFESKLVRLSGEIGEVMPEENALLLCDALPVQESSNMECVEVRLGDDSAFFDNLNYTGTSRPLSELLVETMVGQQITVIGKPDHHVASSASVDIPRGHLPPPGECRLWELDLPPGQQSAPGDCDELEDDVTDDTVLVDHEGVVGERYHPLMEVDALVVELGEFLQLEGSVNRESDTSGFAMTVSAGDGIAVGTLLEVVHQIGESGVNGTRVLSKSGDLLTSLDILASRRIQVDGVVDSSATEDTINAALVIIDTESDDEGSEESGQITGSVVSAGSVGFVLAPTTDTVCGLATTDLQVTLAEDVAIITVVITDTVSEITQGGTIQAGQSVGVDGSCSTEGYLAEIVAIVDDQRDL
- a CDS encoding polysaccharide deacetylase family protein produces the protein MSVIRKALQESKTWLYGSFLNDRRDIKMQQAIISLSFDDVPSSAVENGIPILDRHSVKATFYISSGLATGDEQANAEKGERYLGREDLAQLDKAGHDIGCHTYSHYRLTQGSAEELAEDAQRNVRTLSSWLGGKPIEHFSYPFGLVDFKSKRRLSQHYKTLRSSRPGINQKGTDLYLLRGTSIYNPSFDQTAIQRVIDKTVKSGGWLVFYTHGVDDNPGDYDCTPQQLEWVLEQAVASGARILPVADAYDVINGNRP
- a CDS encoding BPSS1780 family membrane protein, coding for MSEVYQVIYSGKLQPYADESRLVMLFSEKFKLGQEKAQRLINGGRPIALKKDLDLEKALKFQESLEKLGMVITLDPDPDLQTAEPSELSLGIYGGDDETTEVLDQSQIHRERCPKCDSGNMQLGICQDCGIVAAKFLAAQARGEVPEPASEEVGQDDPYTPPEADLEEPGEGGMVGPRSVSAGRGFSWVAEGWAFFRESPFAWMIALVLWGVVNVLVAMVPVVGAIAVTLLAPTLVAGFMIGCREQEEGESFSPSHLFAGFSHNAGQTIMVGLFYMIISGAIVITMMVTVFGSLESVFPQVGEMDAASAMAVTTPMIASFAVGMIAFVLLLMAYLFAPALVALDDLSAWQAMKMSFMGCLKNLLPLTFYSILALLLFLLNGLFMLLSPVSIVLAGVLFGLGLLILFPVQIGAIYSAYTDIYYD
- a CDS encoding RDD family protein; this encodes MKERIPDSPLDTLRQYEIPEGVTLHLRVAGPVVRACAWAIDALIRTLLYLSLAMLLGYLGGLGLGVMLIGLFLIEWFYPVVFEMHNGATPGKRVMGVLVIQENGTPVTPAASVIRNLLRSVDFLPFLYGVGLVTMLSNRSFQRLGDLAAGTLVVYRDQNIERMDPATSTALKPPMDLSEEEQLVILNFAERRETLSEERRQELAELLSAQTGLQGVAAEQALYGYANWILKGR